The Juglans regia cultivar Chandler chromosome 6, Walnut 2.0, whole genome shotgun sequence genome contains the following window.
taagttgttttcattaataaataagttagatttttaaatgtttttagtcgaagttatcaaatggtctttgacgattttagaaaaagatggtatattttaaggttatgaaattttaggttttaaggaattaagtaggttattttagaagtttaggattaaatatcgaaataagtggttgattggaaatttacgggaattacttgattatttgataggtgacgattgttaattgttcgacattttgaggaaaattctgaaaagctaagaagttcaggtaagcggggttcctatgctagactttgcatttaaaataaaatgagctgaggttatttttggaaaatatacatatttgatgttgaaaagaaatttgaattgccttagttatttgttctgcattactcatgagattttgtttaagaagaaatttctgtcatgactggtgtagacatgagcttatttttgacattctgtttccgaactttgaaaaagagaacgaatatgaaattttgtgcataaattatgttgtgtaatgattttgttctgttctgaagattttctgtactctgatattatctgatgtgatttctgaaaacctctggcataacattctgtttctgtttctgttccattctgacctcaccacgggtgtaaaactgtggcctctgtacgggttggtaccaacttttcattgtgataccccatatgatatggataagggtaggtggtgtatgggatcccacattgcttgggaaggagaagttcttgctctttataaggttctaatggggctccaattgtatcattgactagtccttttggagtataggccatgtggtttgggcctttcattggggcgttacaaatggtaacagagcctatcccaactagaaatgtgggacttgagccgtgccacctataatggacaggcccgacgaagacgtcgggaatttaaagGGGGtatattgtgataccccatatgatatggataagggtaggtgatgtatgggagcccacattgcttgggaatgagaagttcttgctctttataaggttcctatggggctccaattgtatcattgactagtccttttggagtataggccatgtggtttgggcctttcattggggcgttacaatgcAGATTAGCAGGCAAGGTTGCTTTGATAACCGGAGGTGCAAGTGGCATTGGCGAGAGTACGGCAAGACTATTCGCTGAACATGGTGCTAAGGTCATCATTTCTGACGTCCAAGACGAGCTTGGTTTCTCAGTTTCCCAAGACAAAAGCATCAATGGTGCCATTTCCTACGTCCACTGCGATGTCACTAGCGAGTGTGATGTCCAGAATGCTGTCAATACTGCGGTGTCGAAGCATGGAAAACTGGACATAATGTTCAACACTGCAGGCTGTACTGGCCAAAACAAAGCATCCATCTTAGACCACGAGCAAAAGGATTACAAGACTGTTTTTGATGTGAATGTCTTGGGGTCATTTCTGGGGGCAAAACACGTGGCCAAAGTAATGATTCCAGTGAAAAGGGGCACCATTCTATTCACCGCAAGTTGTGTAACAGAGTCACATGGATTGGCCTCACACAGTTACACGGCATCCAAGCATGCCAATCCAGCTATTTTAAATCTGTCCGCTATAGTGGATctaactattttatataaacctGTCCGCTATCATTGGAGTCGGAAACCGGAGATGGAGAATCTGACTCCGTCCTTAGATGGCGCCTCTACAACCTACTTCatcctttttataaatattaacaaTGGATcgataaatattatcaattttatataaaacaagtTGATGAAGACCTGCCGGAATA
Protein-coding sequences here:
- the LOC108998419 gene encoding secoisolariciresinol dehydrogenase-like, whose product is MNGASSLLAPIAKRLAGKVALITGGASGIGESTARLFAEHGAKVIISDVQDELGFSVSQDKSINGAISYVHCDVTSECDVQNAVNTAVSKHGKLDIMFNTAGCTGQNKASILDHEQKDYKTVFDVNVLGSFLGAKHVAKVMIPVKRGTILFTASCVTESHGLASHSYTASKHANPAILNLSGEELVGRIEYEVLGHGCAGSGAKMLMAKQLLRPVCLEGCLVAKMVLAEIHGGMWGRDAPYSRLRWLQC